One window of Paenibacillus sp. FSL K6-3182 genomic DNA carries:
- a CDS encoding YdeI/OmpD-associated family protein has protein sequence MEIENLIIVKSREDLRIWLQENGNIKKSCWVVVSMTPNPDTLLYLDAVEESLCFGWIDGVKKKIAETQMAQRLSPRSKKSSWTELNKERVRRLEKLGLMRDEGRKVLPDMDYDSFKIDKVIEQRLKEERQVFENFSAFPALYKRVRIDTIQSIKNQPELFNSRLDKFIANTKENKMYGLWHDNGRLLDY, from the coding sequence ATGGAAATTGAAAATCTAATTATAGTAAAATCGAGAGAAGATTTGAGGATTTGGCTACAGGAAAATGGAAATATTAAAAAGTCTTGTTGGGTAGTAGTTAGCATGACACCAAACCCAGATACATTGCTGTATTTGGACGCGGTCGAAGAATCTTTGTGCTTTGGATGGATTGATGGAGTGAAAAAGAAAATAGCCGAAACTCAAATGGCGCAGAGACTATCGCCTAGAAGCAAAAAAAGTTCATGGACTGAATTGAATAAAGAACGTGTCCGCCGCCTTGAAAAGTTGGGGTTAATGAGAGATGAAGGAAGAAAGGTACTTCCCGATATGGATTATGATTCTTTTAAAATAGATAAGGTTATAGAGCAAAGGCTCAAAGAGGAGAGACAGGTATTTGAGAATTTTTCGGCATTTCCAGCTCTTTATAAAAGAGTTCGGATCGACACAATACAAAGTATTAAAAACCAGCCGGAATTATTTAATAGTAGATTAGACAAATTCATTGCAAATACTAAGGAAAATAAAATGTACGGTCTATGGCATGATAATGGACGCCTCCTAGATTACTAA